A single genomic interval of Fibrobacter sp. UWB13 harbors:
- the dnaJ gene encoding molecular chaperone DnaJ codes for MAEKRDYYEVLGVGKDASADEIKHAYKKLAIKYHPDKNPGDKEAEEKFKEAAEAYDVLSNPEKRKNYDQFGFNAPGGGFGGGGFGGAGFDINDIFSQFGDIFGGGFGFGGGGRRSSRKAGPPRGNDLQIKVALSYKEIFEGCTKKVRLKRYTPCTECNGKGGTNVKTCDTCHGTGRVRRVSGGFFQMVSESACPTCGGMGEVIANPCSHCHGEGRVQESEEISIKIPAGVSEGQYLNLRGEGNCGPRGGACGDLLVVIAEKPDDFFSREGDDLHCEVKVPVHKLVLGGTQRIPTISGDEIQIKIAAGTQAGSVLRLRDQGLYPLKKQGDRGSLYVQIGVDIPKEISREEKELYQKLAELRKDKETAQEESFLEKMKNLFK; via the coding sequence ATGGCTGAAAAACGAGATTATTACGAAGTTTTGGGCGTCGGCAAGGACGCAAGTGCTGATGAAATCAAGCACGCTTATAAGAAGCTTGCTATCAAGTACCATCCGGACAAGAACCCGGGCGACAAGGAAGCTGAAGAAAAGTTCAAGGAAGCTGCCGAAGCTTACGACGTACTCTCTAATCCTGAAAAGCGCAAGAACTACGACCAGTTTGGTTTTAATGCTCCTGGTGGCGGTTTTGGCGGTGGTGGATTCGGTGGTGCCGGATTCGACATCAACGATATCTTCAGCCAGTTTGGCGATATCTTTGGTGGTGGCTTTGGTTTCGGTGGCGGTGGCCGCAGAAGTTCTCGCAAGGCAGGTCCTCCGCGTGGTAATGACTTGCAGATCAAGGTGGCTCTTAGCTACAAGGAAATTTTCGAAGGCTGCACCAAGAAGGTTCGCTTAAAACGCTATACGCCGTGTACGGAATGTAACGGCAAGGGCGGTACGAACGTCAAAACATGCGATACCTGCCATGGCACGGGTCGTGTGCGTCGCGTTTCCGGCGGATTCTTCCAGATGGTTTCCGAAAGCGCCTGCCCCACTTGCGGCGGCATGGGCGAAGTGATTGCCAATCCGTGCTCTCATTGCCACGGCGAAGGTCGTGTGCAAGAAAGCGAAGAAATTTCCATCAAGATTCCGGCAGGCGTGAGCGAAGGCCAGTACCTGAACCTCCGTGGCGAAGGTAACTGCGGTCCGCGCGGTGGCGCTTGCGGCGACTTGCTTGTGGTGATTGCCGAAAAGCCGGACGATTTCTTCAGCCGTGAAGGCGACGACTTGCATTGCGAAGTCAAGGTTCCGGTCCACAAGCTGGTTCTTGGCGGTACGCAGCGCATCCCGACCATCAGCGGTGATGAAATCCAGATCAAGATTGCCGCTGGCACTCAGGCTGGTAGCGTTCTCCGTCTGCGCGATCAGGGCCTTTATCCGCTCAAGAAACAGGGCGATCGCGGAAGCCTCTACGTGCAAATTGGCGTGGACATTCCGAAGGAAATTTCTCGCGAAGAGAAGGAGCTTTACCAGAAGCTCGCTGAACTCCGCAAGGACAAGGAAACTGCCCAGGAAGAATCGTTCCTTGAAAAGATGAAGAACCTGTTCAAGTAA
- a CDS encoding flavodoxin family protein: protein MKYVILNASPRPNSNISQMLGIVRNELLACGDKVLYVDVCKLQFRPCIGCMKCRSTHDCVMPDDDAKQVLHLVQDCDALIVGSPCYWGNMTGQLKMLFDRWVYGMMDHSESGYPIPLLKGKKAVIITTCSTPWPFNILFKQSAGTVRALKEVLCWSGFKIAGVLQKGGTLKNKELSSREIAKCRSFANKLHHKYS, encoded by the coding sequence TTGAAGTATGTTATCTTGAACGCAAGCCCTCGCCCGAATAGCAATATCAGCCAAATGCTTGGGATAGTCCGCAATGAATTGTTAGCTTGTGGCGACAAAGTCCTTTACGTTGATGTTTGCAAATTGCAATTCCGCCCATGCATCGGCTGCATGAAATGCCGTAGCACACATGATTGTGTTATGCCCGATGATGACGCCAAGCAAGTTTTGCATCTCGTGCAAGATTGTGATGCGCTAATTGTGGGTTCGCCGTGCTATTGGGGCAATATGACGGGACAACTCAAAATGCTTTTTGACCGCTGGGTTTATGGCATGATGGACCATAGCGAAAGCGGCTATCCCATTCCGCTTCTCAAAGGCAAAAAGGCTGTCATTATCACCACCTGCTCTACCCCATGGCCGTTCAACATTTTATTCAAGCAATCTGCAGGTACTGTACGTGCGCTCAAGGAAGTTCTTTGCTGGAGCGGGTTCAAGATTGCTGGTGTTCTGCAAAAAGGCGGTACCCTCAAGAACAAAGAACTCTCCTCACGCGAAATCGCCAAATGTCGTAGTTTCGCGAACAAGCTCCATCACAAGTATTCATAA